One window from the genome of Ammospiza nelsoni isolate bAmmNel1 chromosome 16, bAmmNel1.pri, whole genome shotgun sequence encodes:
- the SNCB gene encoding beta-synuclein isoform X2 has product MEVFMKGLSKAKEGVVAAAEKTKQGVAEAAEKTKEGVLYVGSKTQGVVQGVTSVAEKAKEQASQLGEAAFTGAGNIAAATGLVKKEEFPADLKAEEVAQEAVEEPLVEPLLEPEGENYEEPPQEEYQEYEPEA; this is encoded by the exons ATGGAGGTGTTTATGAAGGGCTTGTCCAAGGCCAAGGAGGGGGTGGTTGCCGCAGCTGAGAAGACCAAGCAGGGGGTGGCCGAGGCCGCGGAGAAGACCAAGGAAGGGGTCCTCTATGTCG GGAGTAAAACCCAAGGTGTGGTGCAAGGCGTAACCTCAG TGGCTGAGAAAGCGAAGGAGCAGGCGTCCCAGCTGGGCGAGGCCGCCTTCACCGGTGCTGGCAACATCGCGGCGGCCACCGGGCTGGTGAAGAAGGAGGAGTTCCCTGCAGACCTGAAG GCAGAGGAGGTGGCCCAGGAGGCTGTGGAGGAGCCACTGGTTGAGCCGCTGCTGGAGCCAGAGGGGGAGAACTACGAGGAACCCCCacag gaGGAATACCAGGAATACGAGCCAGAGGCATAA
- the SNCB gene encoding beta-synuclein isoform X1, producing MGQGIRGDVTGRRAAMEVFMKGLSKAKEGVVAAAEKTKQGVAEAAEKTKEGVLYVGSKTQGVVQGVTSVAEKAKEQASQLGEAAFTGAGNIAAATGLVKKEEFPADLKAEEVAQEAVEEPLVEPLLEPEGENYEEPPQEEYQEYEPEA from the exons ATGGGACAAGGAATCCGAGGAGATGTGACCGGGAGAAG AGCCGCCATGGAGGTGTTTATGAAGGGCTTGTCCAAGGCCAAGGAGGGGGTGGTTGCCGCAGCTGAGAAGACCAAGCAGGGGGTGGCCGAGGCCGCGGAGAAGACCAAGGAAGGGGTCCTCTATGTCG GGAGTAAAACCCAAGGTGTGGTGCAAGGCGTAACCTCAG TGGCTGAGAAAGCGAAGGAGCAGGCGTCCCAGCTGGGCGAGGCCGCCTTCACCGGTGCTGGCAACATCGCGGCGGCCACCGGGCTGGTGAAGAAGGAGGAGTTCCCTGCAGACCTGAAG GCAGAGGAGGTGGCCCAGGAGGCTGTGGAGGAGCCACTGGTTGAGCCGCTGCTGGAGCCAGAGGGGGAGAACTACGAGGAACCCCCacag gaGGAATACCAGGAATACGAGCCAGAGGCATAA
- the EIF4E1B gene encoding eukaryotic translation initiation factor 4E type 1B: protein MATGEQRHQERRRQRARQQELLPAEIQGKHPLQNRWALWFFKNDKSKMWQANLRLVTKFSTVEDFWALYTHIQLASKLAAGCDYSLFKDGIEPMWEDSQNKRGGRWLITLAKQQRHTELDRFWLDTLLCLIGEMFDEYSDQVCGAVINIRTKGDKIAIWTREAENQEGVTHIGRVYKEHLGLSQKVAIGYQAHADTATKSGSLAKTKFVV from the exons ATGGCTACAGGGGAGCAG AGGCACCAGGAGCGCCGCCGCCAGAGGGCTcggcagcaagagctgctccCGGCAGAGATCCAGGGCAAGCACCCCCTGCAGAACAG atGGGCACTCTGGTTTTTCAAGAATGACAAGAGCAAGATGTGGCAGGCAAACCTGCGCCTGGTCACCAAATTCAGCACTGTGGAGGATTTCTGGGC GCTGTACACTCACATCCAGCTCGCCAGTAAGCTCGCAGCTGGCTGTGACTACTCCCTCTTCAAG GATGGCATTGAGCCCATGTGGGAGGACAGCCAGAACAAGCGCGGTGGGCGCTGGCTCATCACACTGGCCAAGCAGCAGCGGCACACGGAGCTGGACCGCTTCTGGCTGGACACA CTGCTGTGCCTCATTGGGGAGATGTTTGATGAGTACAGCGACCAGGTGTGCGGGGCCGTCATCAACATCCGCACCAAGGGGGACAAGATTGCCATCTGGACCCGGGAAGCAGAGAACCAGGAAGGGGTCACCCACATTGG gcGTGTCTACAAGGAGCACCTGGGCCTGTCACAGAAGGTGGCCATTGGGTACCAGGCTCATGCAGATACAGCCACCAAGAGCGGCTCCCTTGCCAAGACCAAGTTTGTGGTGTGA